Proteins co-encoded in one Arthrobacter alpinus genomic window:
- a CDS encoding DUF6519 domain-containing protein, giving the protein MKGDFSRDTFDPDNHYSRVLMQQGRVHLDADFNEQAAIAAHYRRLLTRDLIGPEGGPLDNAGFAVIADAAGAKALGKQLLPGDFVIGAGRYYVDGLLCENPGPLLYSEQPGYPFDAATTKEALAALEGFIIYLDVWERHICAVEDPRIAEVALGGPDTTTRAQLTWQVRVLLPQPDGGNGGVTTLEQLLGRNVPQLAARAEPPAGSNDPCTVDPAARYRGLENQLYRLEVHTPGRAGAGATFKWSRDNGSVLFPLAEIPVMDAVAKTTTVMLSSLGRDPDLGLVVGGWVELVDDNSTLRHDAGALLRVHSVDHDTFSAVLEGVADPRVGQDRRLHPYLRRWDHDGDPAAGGAVAVVESSAVPGTWLDLEDGVQVFFPGAADGNAAQYRTGDHWLIPARTATGDVEWPRVGTEASLNPQPLPPKGELHAYAGLAGVSPDPAGGPQPVFTDSRKFFGPLAM; this is encoded by the coding sequence ATGAAGGGCGACTTCAGCCGCGACACATTTGATCCGGACAACCATTACAGCCGCGTGCTGATGCAGCAGGGCCGGGTGCACTTGGACGCCGACTTCAACGAGCAGGCCGCCATTGCCGCGCACTACCGGAGGTTGCTGACCCGGGACTTGATAGGCCCCGAAGGCGGGCCGTTGGACAACGCTGGCTTTGCCGTGATTGCCGACGCCGCCGGAGCTAAAGCGCTGGGCAAGCAACTGCTCCCCGGTGACTTTGTGATTGGCGCCGGCCGCTACTACGTGGATGGACTGCTGTGCGAAAACCCCGGGCCGCTGCTGTACAGCGAACAGCCCGGCTACCCCTTTGATGCTGCGACCACCAAGGAGGCACTGGCCGCACTCGAGGGATTCATCATCTACTTGGACGTGTGGGAACGGCACATCTGTGCCGTAGAGGATCCACGCATTGCCGAGGTGGCCCTCGGTGGCCCGGACACAACCACGCGTGCGCAGCTCACCTGGCAGGTGCGTGTTCTCCTTCCGCAGCCCGACGGCGGCAACGGGGGAGTTACCACCCTGGAGCAGCTGCTGGGCCGCAATGTCCCGCAGCTGGCAGCCCGGGCCGAGCCGCCTGCCGGCAGCAACGATCCCTGCACAGTGGATCCCGCGGCACGCTACCGCGGACTGGAGAATCAGCTCTACCGGCTGGAAGTCCACACACCAGGGAGGGCGGGTGCGGGCGCTACGTTCAAGTGGTCCCGGGACAACGGCTCGGTCCTCTTTCCGCTGGCGGAGATTCCCGTGATGGACGCTGTAGCCAAGACAACCACCGTCATGCTGTCCTCGCTGGGAAGAGACCCGGATTTGGGGCTTGTGGTGGGCGGCTGGGTGGAACTTGTTGATGACAACTCCACACTGCGGCACGATGCCGGCGCTCTGCTCCGCGTGCATTCGGTGGACCACGACACCTTTAGTGCCGTGCTGGAGGGCGTGGCGGATCCGCGGGTGGGGCAGGACCGACGGCTCCATCCGTACCTGCGCCGCTGGGACCACGACGGCGATCCGGCCGCAGGCGGGGCCGTGGCGGTTGTTGAATCGTCAGCCGTGCCTGGCACTTGGCTGGATCTGGAGGACGGTGTGCAGGTGTTCTTCCCCGGGGCGGCGGATGGAAATGCTGCGCAGTACCGCACAGGGGACCACTGGCTCATTCCGGCCCGGACGGCCACGGGGGACGTGGAATGGCCCCGGGTGGGAACGGAGGCAAGCCTGAACCCGCAGCCGCTCCCGCCCAAGGGTGAGTTGCACGCCTATGCCGGCCTGGCCGGTGTCAGCCCTGATCCGGCAGGCGGCCCGCAGCCGGTGTTCACGGACTCAAGGAAGTTCTTCGGCCCCCTGGCCATGTAG
- a CDS encoding ROK family glucokinase, with amino-acid sequence MFPPIPAPTRASVAPLSLGIDIGGTKVAAGVVDPHGVILEEVRRDTPGRDARAVEAVIAELVHELGQRHPIDAVGIGAAGWMDLSGSRVVFSPHLAWRDEPLRENLEGMLGRPVLVTNDADAAAWAEWRFGAGRDRDRMVMLTLGTGIGGALVIDGRVERGSFGMAGEFGHQIIMPGGHRCECGNRGCWEQYASGNALGREGRELARKQSPMAAGLLAAAHGRPKGITGSVVTDLALQGEPTARELVAEVGEWLGLGIANLAAALDPAVFIIGGGLSAAGDLLLEPARRAYLRNLTGRGYRQEAVIAQAQLGPSAGLIGAADLAREQLRLR; translated from the coding sequence ATGTTCCCTCCAATTCCTGCTCCCACCCGGGCGTCCGTGGCTCCGCTGTCCCTCGGCATTGACATTGGCGGGACTAAAGTCGCCGCAGGCGTGGTGGATCCTCACGGCGTCATCCTCGAAGAAGTCCGGCGAGACACTCCCGGCCGGGATGCCCGTGCCGTTGAGGCCGTGATTGCGGAGTTGGTTCACGAGTTGGGGCAGCGGCACCCCATCGATGCCGTGGGTATCGGTGCTGCCGGCTGGATGGATCTTTCCGGCTCCCGAGTCGTCTTTAGCCCCCATCTGGCCTGGCGCGACGAGCCGCTGCGCGAAAACCTTGAGGGGATGTTGGGCCGTCCGGTACTGGTGACTAACGACGCCGATGCCGCCGCCTGGGCGGAATGGCGATTCGGCGCGGGCCGGGACCGGGACAGAATGGTCATGTTGACCTTGGGTACCGGAATTGGCGGTGCGTTGGTTATTGACGGGCGTGTGGAACGCGGCAGCTTCGGCATGGCCGGAGAATTCGGGCACCAAATCATCATGCCCGGAGGTCACCGCTGTGAATGCGGAAACCGGGGCTGCTGGGAACAATACGCCTCCGGAAATGCGCTGGGCCGTGAGGGCCGGGAATTGGCCCGTAAACAATCACCCATGGCGGCTGGTTTGCTGGCTGCGGCTCACGGCCGGCCCAAAGGCATCACCGGGTCGGTGGTGACTGATTTAGCATTGCAGGGCGAACCCACTGCCCGGGAACTGGTGGCCGAGGTGGGGGAGTGGCTTGGCCTAGGCATAGCCAACCTCGCCGCAGCCCTAGACCCGGCCGTGTTCATCATTGGTGGCGGGCTCAGTGCTGCCGGCGATTTACTGCTGGAACCGGCACGCCGCGCTTACTTAAGGAATCTGACCGGCCGCGGATACCGTCAGGAGGCGGTCATTGCGCAGGCGCAGCTGGGCCCGTCGGCTGGACTCATTGGCGCTGCCGATCTGGCCAGAGAACAGCTGCGCCTCCGCTAG
- a CDS encoding putative baseplate assembly protein: MTAIQNVAGCGSCAGCTACSGCSGCGANAPCGGGLARAAAFANRANLNAIDYVEVSDDQRSVLVYFMGEMPQLAGGGQPGGLVPANVRITGGEAVTNITVTGLTVQRAGADSFDDDEDDDGPAAGSALAIRVNRCGDFSTYTVSLGSAGATGWVPLPGFNPDFSSETFSFKAGCPTGVDCVQDCPAPATPAPDPSIDYLAKDYQSFRTLMLDRLSATMPGWQERHAADAGIALVEVLAYAADELSYYQDAVATEAYLGTARQRVSVRRHVQLVDYRLHEGLNARAWLTVCTDTDTEPVDARDIYFTTDFPALAAVPGTVLTDVQLGQLPAAGMEVFEPADTTATGLVFHAAHSEMSIDTGGEAQCKLPRGTTEATLVDRYRWHRAHPREPLPDAWNGAVPVRPLDLAAGSALIFEEIKGPATGNPADARPDHRQAVRLTTVDSPEDGGWLVHVTWHPEDALSFDLWLSARTAAPGCAPVEGISVARGNTILVDHGRTVTDPPWDPVSVDTISGECCCDGGAVEETTVPTRIAPVLAQQPLTHTDRAVPGAACADTARDPRKAGPAVELSFLDPTDGSAARWEPRATLLESSPRDRDFVVETDDAGRASLRFGDGDLGEQPAAGLIGTATYRVGNGAAGNVGRDSISFLVLRHGSWSGATVAPRNPLPASGGMDAEAVAEARLLAPDAFRRTRLRAVTAEDYAELAGQAPELQRAAAQLAWTGSWYEARVGVDPWGTEQPAQALLDATAAGLAPVRRMGHDLAVTAAGYVPIEVGLEICVLPHYVRGEVRATLLRVLGSGPGGLFHPDRLTFGTGVYVSAIVAAAAAVPGVESAVVFRLQRQGMRAGPELERGALAVGPLEIVRMDNSPNFPDHGKLTLTLGGGL, translated from the coding sequence ATGACAGCGATCCAGAACGTGGCCGGCTGCGGTTCCTGCGCCGGGTGCACAGCCTGCTCCGGCTGTTCCGGCTGCGGCGCGAACGCACCGTGCGGGGGAGGGCTGGCGCGCGCAGCGGCATTTGCCAACCGCGCCAACCTCAACGCGATTGACTATGTGGAAGTCTCCGATGACCAGCGTTCCGTCCTGGTGTACTTCATGGGCGAGATGCCGCAGCTTGCCGGTGGCGGGCAGCCGGGCGGGCTGGTGCCGGCCAATGTCCGCATTACGGGCGGGGAGGCCGTCACCAACATCACCGTGACGGGACTGACCGTGCAGCGTGCCGGCGCCGACTCCTTCGACGACGACGAAGACGACGACGGTCCCGCCGCCGGGTCCGCCCTGGCCATCCGGGTGAACCGCTGCGGCGACTTCTCCACGTACACAGTCAGCCTGGGCAGCGCCGGCGCCACCGGCTGGGTCCCGCTGCCCGGCTTCAATCCGGACTTTTCCTCGGAAACCTTCAGCTTCAAGGCAGGCTGCCCCACCGGCGTCGACTGCGTGCAGGACTGCCCCGCCCCTGCCACACCGGCGCCCGATCCCTCCATCGACTACCTTGCCAAGGACTACCAAAGCTTCCGCACCCTGATGCTGGACCGGCTCTCCGCCACTATGCCCGGCTGGCAGGAACGGCACGCCGCAGACGCTGGCATCGCCCTCGTGGAGGTGCTGGCGTATGCCGCGGATGAGCTGAGCTACTACCAGGACGCCGTGGCCACGGAAGCCTATCTGGGCACAGCCCGGCAACGGGTCTCAGTGCGCCGGCACGTGCAGCTCGTGGACTACCGCCTCCACGAAGGGCTCAACGCCCGGGCCTGGCTGACGGTCTGCACGGACACGGACACCGAGCCCGTGGATGCCCGGGACATCTACTTCACCACGGACTTCCCCGCCTTGGCTGCAGTTCCCGGCACCGTGCTGACGGACGTGCAGCTGGGCCAGCTCCCCGCAGCGGGAATGGAAGTCTTCGAGCCCGCCGACACCACTGCCACAGGCCTGGTGTTCCACGCCGCCCACAGCGAAATGAGCATCGACACCGGCGGGGAGGCTCAATGCAAGCTGCCGCGGGGTACCACGGAGGCAACGCTGGTTGATAGATACCGCTGGCACCGCGCCCACCCGCGCGAACCGCTCCCGGACGCCTGGAACGGTGCGGTCCCGGTGCGGCCGCTGGACCTGGCCGCGGGCAGTGCCTTGATCTTCGAAGAAATCAAGGGCCCCGCCACGGGCAACCCGGCCGACGCCCGGCCAGATCACCGCCAAGCCGTCAGACTCACCACAGTGGACAGCCCGGAGGACGGCGGCTGGCTGGTCCACGTCACCTGGCACCCGGAGGATGCGCTCAGCTTTGACCTCTGGCTGTCCGCCCGCACGGCCGCCCCCGGGTGCGCCCCAGTTGAAGGCATCAGTGTGGCACGCGGCAACACCATCCTGGTGGACCACGGCCGCACCGTCACTGACCCGCCCTGGGACCCAGTCTCCGTGGACACCATCTCCGGTGAGTGCTGTTGCGACGGCGGCGCCGTCGAGGAAACCACCGTGCCCACCCGCATTGCGCCCGTCCTGGCCCAGCAACCCCTGACCCACACGGATCGCGCTGTTCCCGGAGCAGCCTGCGCCGACACGGCGAGGGACCCCCGGAAGGCGGGTCCCGCCGTCGAACTTTCCTTCCTGGACCCCACCGACGGCAGCGCTGCCCGGTGGGAACCGCGCGCCACCCTGCTGGAGAGTTCGCCCCGCGACCGCGACTTTGTGGTGGAGACGGACGACGCCGGCCGGGCCAGCCTCCGTTTTGGCGACGGCGACCTCGGTGAGCAGCCCGCAGCCGGGCTCATCGGCACCGCCACGTACCGTGTGGGCAACGGGGCGGCCGGCAATGTGGGCCGGGACAGCATCTCATTCCTGGTGCTGCGCCACGGTTCGTGGAGCGGGGCCACGGTGGCCCCGCGCAATCCGCTGCCAGCCAGCGGCGGCATGGACGCGGAAGCCGTCGCCGAGGCCCGGCTGCTGGCGCCGGACGCCTTCCGCCGCACGCGGCTGCGCGCCGTCACGGCGGAGGACTATGCCGAACTCGCGGGGCAGGCCCCGGAACTGCAGCGTGCCGCAGCACAGCTGGCCTGGACCGGCAGCTGGTACGAGGCCCGGGTGGGCGTGGATCCATGGGGGACCGAGCAGCCTGCGCAGGCATTGCTGGACGCCACCGCCGCCGGGCTGGCCCCCGTCCGGCGGATGGGCCACGACCTCGCCGTCACGGCTGCCGGCTATGTGCCCATCGAGGTGGGGTTGGAAATCTGCGTGCTCCCGCACTATGTACGCGGCGAGGTACGGGCCACCCTGCTGCGCGTTCTTGGCAGCGGGCCCGGCGGCCTCTTCCACCCCGACCGGCTCACCTTCGGCACCGGCGTGTACGTCTCCGCCATTGTGGCGGCCGCCGCAGCCGTGCCGGGTGTTGAAAGCGCAGTGGTGTTCAGGCTGCAACGCCAAGGCATGCGGGCTGGCCCGGAACTGGAGCGCGGTGCGCTCGCCGTGGGGCCGCTGGAGATCGTGCGCATGGACAATTCCCCCAACTTCCCGGACCACGGGAAGCTCACTCTGACCCTAGGAGGCGGGCTGTGA
- a CDS encoding phage baseplate assembly protein V has product MSGEHFGKYRGTVALNVDPQQMGRIQAIVPDATGLIPSTWALPCVPFAGKQSGVFVVPAIGSAVWIEYEQGDLDYPIWTGGFWGSAAEIPAIALAGNPLSPSIVLQTGLGNSMTLSDLPGPAGGIQIRSAGGASILINEAGITITNGVATIVLAGPTVSVNNGALAVT; this is encoded by the coding sequence ATGAGCGGCGAACATTTTGGCAAGTATCGGGGCACCGTGGCACTGAACGTTGACCCGCAACAAATGGGCCGCATCCAGGCCATTGTCCCTGACGCCACAGGACTCATCCCGTCTACTTGGGCCCTGCCCTGCGTGCCGTTTGCGGGGAAACAGTCGGGAGTGTTCGTGGTTCCGGCCATCGGTTCCGCTGTATGGATTGAGTATGAGCAGGGCGATCTTGACTACCCCATCTGGACCGGCGGGTTCTGGGGCAGCGCTGCAGAGATTCCGGCGATTGCCCTAGCCGGTAATCCGCTCAGCCCCAGCATCGTGCTGCAGACGGGGCTGGGCAACTCCATGACCCTCAGCGACCTGCCCGGGCCGGCCGGCGGCATCCAGATCCGCAGCGCAGGCGGCGCGTCGATCCTCATCAACGAAGCAGGCATCACCATCACCAACGGGGTGGCCACCATAGTGCTGGCCGGGCCCACCGTGAGCGTCAACAACGGGGCGCTGGCCGTCACCTGA
- a CDS encoding AMP-dependent synthetase/ligase, protein MQEISVPAKVVSPRTMNTTEFVLRQAKLAANPALFSKRNEDHVWVDVSAKEFLADVSAIAKGLIASGINVGDRVGIMARTRYEWSLVDFAIWFAGAVSVPIYETSSPSQVAWNLGDSAAVAIFAETGSHENIIRQAAHNENLTTLEHVWQLEGDGLDVLRDAGHNVSDETLEAARTANGLDDVATIIYTSGTTGRPKGCMLTHHNFVELSENARAVLGKSVVPPGSQTIMFLPLAHVFARYISVLAVAAGAKVGHTPDIKNLLADLQSFQPTFILAVPRVFEKVYNSASLKAEGEGKGKIFAAATKTAIEYSRAKQDGGAGVVLKAKHFVFDKLVYVKLRNAMGGQVRHAVSGGGPLGERLGHFFQGIGLQILEGYGLTETTAPITVNRPEHIKIGTVGAPLPGNAVKIAADGEILAKGVCVMKGYFGRDDLTAEAFVDGWFRTGDIGELDEQGFLKITGRKKEIIVTSGGKNVVPALLEDQIRADAIVSQCVVIGEQRPFIAAIVTIDEDALPQWGKAHGLPAGISVAEAAKNATVIAAVQGAVNKANSTVSAAEAIKQFRIVDTDFTETSGHLTPSLKVKRAQVMKDFEAVVEEIYLSKKPV, encoded by the coding sequence GTGCAAGAGATTTCCGTCCCGGCCAAGGTAGTCAGCCCCCGGACCATGAATACGACCGAGTTTGTGCTCCGCCAAGCAAAATTGGCTGCCAACCCGGCCCTTTTCTCAAAGCGCAATGAAGACCATGTGTGGGTGGATGTTTCTGCGAAGGAATTCCTGGCGGACGTCAGCGCCATTGCCAAGGGCCTGATAGCCTCCGGCATCAACGTGGGTGACCGGGTAGGGATTATGGCGCGGACCCGGTATGAGTGGTCGCTGGTGGACTTCGCCATCTGGTTTGCCGGGGCCGTCTCCGTGCCGATCTACGAAACCTCTTCCCCGTCGCAGGTAGCGTGGAACTTGGGCGACTCGGCTGCCGTGGCAATTTTCGCGGAGACCGGATCGCATGAAAACATCATCCGGCAGGCCGCTCATAACGAGAACCTCACCACGTTAGAGCATGTCTGGCAGCTGGAAGGCGACGGCCTCGACGTTTTGCGCGACGCCGGGCACAATGTCTCCGATGAGACCCTGGAGGCAGCCCGCACGGCCAACGGCTTGGACGACGTGGCGACCATCATTTACACCTCCGGCACCACCGGCCGGCCCAAGGGTTGCATGCTGACCCACCACAACTTCGTGGAGCTGAGCGAAAACGCTCGCGCCGTACTGGGCAAAAGCGTGGTCCCGCCAGGATCGCAGACCATCATGTTCTTGCCGCTGGCGCACGTTTTTGCCCGCTATATTTCAGTTCTCGCAGTGGCCGCCGGCGCCAAGGTAGGCCACACGCCGGACATCAAGAACCTGCTGGCGGACCTCCAGAGCTTCCAGCCTACGTTCATTTTGGCCGTGCCGCGGGTCTTTGAGAAGGTCTACAACTCCGCCTCATTGAAGGCCGAGGGCGAAGGCAAGGGCAAGATTTTTGCCGCTGCCACCAAGACTGCCATTGAGTACTCGCGCGCCAAGCAGGACGGCGGCGCTGGCGTTGTCCTTAAGGCCAAGCATTTTGTGTTCGACAAGCTTGTCTACGTCAAACTCCGCAACGCCATGGGCGGCCAGGTCCGTCACGCGGTCTCCGGCGGTGGGCCGTTGGGCGAACGGCTAGGCCACTTCTTCCAAGGCATTGGCCTGCAGATCCTCGAGGGTTACGGCCTGACCGAGACCACCGCCCCCATTACCGTCAACCGGCCCGAACACATCAAGATCGGTACGGTGGGCGCCCCGCTCCCGGGCAACGCGGTCAAGATTGCGGCCGACGGCGAAATCCTGGCCAAGGGCGTCTGTGTCATGAAGGGCTACTTTGGCCGGGATGATCTCACCGCAGAAGCCTTTGTTGATGGCTGGTTCCGAACCGGCGACATTGGCGAACTCGATGAGCAGGGCTTCCTGAAGATCACTGGTCGCAAGAAGGAAATCATTGTCACCTCCGGCGGCAAGAATGTAGTACCAGCCCTGCTGGAGGATCAGATCCGGGCCGACGCCATTGTGTCCCAGTGTGTTGTCATTGGCGAGCAGCGCCCGTTCATTGCCGCCATCGTCACGATCGACGAGGACGCCTTGCCACAGTGGGGCAAGGCTCACGGTCTGCCTGCGGGAATCTCCGTTGCTGAAGCTGCCAAAAACGCCACAGTGATTGCTGCCGTGCAAGGTGCGGTGAACAAGGCCAACTCCACGGTCTCCGCCGCCGAGGCTATCAAGCAGTTCAGGATAGTAGATACGGACTTCACCGAGACCTCAGGCCACCTGACTCCGTCATTGAAGGTCAAACGAGCTCAGGTCATGAAGGACTTTGAAGCCGTCGTGGAGGAGATCTACCTGAGCAAGAAGCCGGTCTAA
- a CDS encoding GPW/gp25 family protein, with protein sequence MNIDHPWHFDPLGRTATTDDAGHVRDMMEQFLFTNPGERVNRPDFGSGLQQLIFSPNSPELAAALQFTVQAGLQRWLGDVVQIQALTVESRDSTVSVDISYRLAGSSDTQSETFTGQDTP encoded by the coding sequence ATGAACATTGACCACCCCTGGCACTTCGACCCTCTGGGCCGCACCGCCACCACCGACGACGCCGGACATGTGCGGGACATGATGGAGCAATTTCTGTTCACCAACCCCGGGGAGCGGGTCAACCGTCCCGACTTCGGCAGCGGCCTCCAGCAGCTCATCTTTAGCCCCAACAGCCCGGAGCTGGCTGCAGCATTGCAGTTCACGGTCCAGGCCGGCCTGCAGCGCTGGCTTGGCGACGTGGTTCAAATCCAGGCGCTCACCGTGGAAAGCCGCGACTCCACCGTCAGTGTGGACATCAGCTACCGCCTTGCCGGCAGCAGTGACACGCAGAGCGAAACCTTCACAGGACAGGACACGCCATGA
- a CDS encoding alpha/beta hydrolase has protein sequence MVKSFRSEGHGDLARVGVAVCHGFTGSPVSMQGWSDYLAQAGFAVNMPLLAGHGTSWQDLAKTPWQNWYRDFEAAYLELSSRCDTVFVAGMSMGGALALRVAALHPVAGVVLVNPGLTFSDKRATYSGLLKWVLKSVPAIGDDIKTPGISEGAYTRTPVAAVHQLSQLFSDTTKLLPQVSAPTLIFRSTVDHVVPDSSIDVIKAHLGSSELQVVPLENSYHVATMDNDAPLIFSQSADFFRRPHHAI, from the coding sequence ATGGTGAAATCGTTCCGTTCCGAAGGTCACGGCGACTTAGCCCGGGTTGGTGTGGCCGTGTGTCATGGTTTTACCGGCTCACCCGTCAGCATGCAGGGCTGGAGCGACTATTTGGCGCAGGCCGGATTCGCCGTCAACATGCCCCTTCTGGCGGGGCACGGGACCTCGTGGCAGGATCTCGCCAAGACCCCGTGGCAGAACTGGTACCGGGATTTTGAGGCCGCCTACTTGGAGTTGAGCTCCCGCTGCGACACGGTGTTCGTCGCCGGAATGTCCATGGGTGGCGCACTGGCACTGCGGGTTGCCGCCCTGCACCCGGTGGCCGGTGTGGTTTTGGTCAATCCCGGGCTGACGTTTAGTGACAAACGGGCGACTTATTCGGGACTGCTGAAATGGGTACTCAAGAGTGTCCCCGCCATTGGTGATGACATCAAGACGCCCGGCATTTCCGAGGGCGCGTACACCCGCACACCCGTGGCAGCCGTCCACCAGCTCAGCCAACTCTTCAGCGACACGACGAAGCTGCTTCCCCAAGTCAGCGCCCCCACCCTGATTTTCCGATCCACCGTGGACCACGTGGTGCCAGATTCCAGCATCGACGTCATCAAGGCTCACCTGGGCAGCTCCGAACTCCAGGTTGTTCCCCTGGAAAACAGCTACCATGTAGCCACCATGGACAATGACGCACCCTTGATCTTCTCCCAGTCCGCAGACTTCTTTCGGAGGCCCCACCATGCAATCTGA
- a CDS encoding class II 3-deoxy-7-phosphoheptulonate synthase, producing MTDLTLNASNAPAAGLSVPGAAVYPGLDDWRGLPIAQQPTWSESPSFAPTVKELSVLPPLVFAGEVDVLRSRLAQASQGKAFLLQGGDCAETFEAATADKISARVKTILQMAVVLTYGAQLPVIKMGRMAGQFAKPRSSNDETRDGVTLPAYRGDIVNGFDFTPESRQHDPARMLKAYHTSASTLNLIRAFTQGGFADLRSVHEWNRGFTSNPAHSRYERLAKDIDSAIKFMASCGADFDALKTVEFFASHEALLLDYERALTRIDSRTGLPYDTSAHFLWIGERTRDLDQAHVDFLSRVRNPIGVKLGPTTSPDDALRLIEKLDPNREPGRLTFITRMGATNIREKLPNLVEKVTASGAQVLWVTDPMHGNTVTSPNGYKTRNFDDVIDEVRGFFEVHQALGTIPGGLHVEMTGDDVAECLGGADPIDQEAFLTGYESVCDPRLNHKQSLEMAFLVSEALRQSK from the coding sequence GTGACTGATCTAACTTTGAACGCATCTAATGCACCCGCTGCCGGACTCTCCGTCCCCGGTGCTGCCGTCTATCCAGGCCTTGATGACTGGCGCGGCCTGCCGATTGCGCAGCAGCCCACCTGGTCCGAGTCCCCGTCCTTCGCCCCCACGGTCAAGGAACTCTCAGTCCTGCCTCCGCTGGTTTTTGCCGGCGAAGTGGATGTGCTGCGTTCCCGCCTGGCTCAGGCTTCCCAGGGCAAGGCCTTCTTGCTGCAGGGCGGCGACTGCGCCGAGACCTTCGAGGCTGCCACTGCCGACAAGATCAGTGCCCGCGTCAAGACCATTCTTCAGATGGCAGTGGTGCTGACCTATGGCGCCCAGCTGCCCGTCATCAAGATGGGGCGCATGGCCGGCCAGTTCGCCAAGCCGCGCTCCTCCAATGATGAAACGCGCGACGGCGTGACCCTCCCGGCCTACCGTGGAGACATCGTTAACGGCTTCGATTTCACCCCGGAATCCCGCCAGCACGATCCCGCTCGCATGCTCAAGGCCTACCACACCTCAGCATCCACGCTGAATTTGATCCGCGCCTTCACGCAGGGCGGCTTCGCCGATTTGCGCAGCGTCCACGAATGGAACCGCGGCTTCACCTCCAACCCGGCACACAGCCGCTACGAGCGCTTGGCCAAGGACATTGACAGTGCCATTAAGTTCATGGCCTCCTGCGGTGCCGACTTCGACGCGCTCAAGACTGTTGAATTCTTCGCCAGCCACGAAGCATTGCTGTTGGATTACGAGCGCGCCCTGACCCGCATCGATTCTCGAACCGGCTTGCCGTACGACACCTCCGCACACTTCCTGTGGATTGGTGAGCGCACCCGCGATCTCGACCAGGCACACGTTGACTTCCTGTCCCGGGTTCGTAACCCGATCGGCGTCAAGCTTGGGCCCACCACGTCCCCGGATGACGCACTGCGGCTGATTGAGAAGCTTGACCCGAACCGCGAGCCCGGCCGCCTGACGTTCATTACCCGCATGGGTGCCACCAACATCCGCGAGAAGCTCCCGAACCTGGTCGAAAAGGTCACGGCCTCCGGCGCTCAGGTCCTGTGGGTCACCGATCCCATGCACGGCAACACCGTCACCTCGCCCAACGGCTACAAGACGCGCAACTTCGACGACGTCATTGACGAAGTCCGCGGCTTCTTCGAAGTTCACCAGGCACTGGGTACCATCCCGGGTGGTTTGCACGTGGAGATGACAGGCGACGATGTGGCTGAGTGCCTCGGTGGGGCCGATCCCATCGACCAGGAAGCGTTCCTGACAGGCTACGAGTCCGTGTGCGACCCTCGCCTGAACCACAAGCAGTCCCTCGAAATGGCGTTCCTGGTCTCCGAGGCCCTGCGCCAGTCCAAGTAA